In Hyphomicrobiales bacterium, the sequence CCTCTATGACAAGGCCGTGCTGGCGGGCAGCGGGCTCGCGCTTGGCCTCTGGGTCGCGAAGCCGGACGTGTTCGCGACCGCTGCCGCTCTCGCGATCCTGGCCGTGCTCCATCTCGTCAGGCTGGCCCGCTGGGCCGGCGAGCGCTGCTGGCGTAACCCGCTGCTGATTATCCTCCATATTGCCTACCTGTTCGTGCCGCTCGGCTTCAGCCTGACGGCGCTTGCGAGTTTCGGCTTGATCGCGCCGGGCGCCGGCATCCATGCCTGGACGGCCGGAGCCTTCGGGACTATGACATTGGCGGTGATGTCTCGCGCCAGCCTCGGGCATACTGGCCGACCGCTGGTGGCGACGGCCGCGACGCAAGCCTGCTACGTCCTCGTCGTTCTCGGCAGCCTTGCCCGGATTTACTCTGCTCTCGGGCATGGCCCAGCGGCGCTGTTGCATGTGGCAGGCTTAAGCTGGTCGCTGGCCTTTATCGTCTTTGCGCTGGCGTATTCGCCCGCGCTGACCAGGGCGCGCTTGGGCGGCAAGGTCGTTCCCAATCCCGGTGCGGCCTGAACCGTTCCCGAACTGGAACTATTCAGCATTCTCGGCCAAGCGTGACAGCTTGGCCCGGTCACGCACCAAGAGTTTCTGACGCCCGCCCTCGACCAGCCCTTGCGTTTCCCAGGTACTGAGGATGCGGGAGACCGTGTACAAAGTCGTGCCGGTCATCTCGGCGATGTCGCGCCGCGAGATCGGAAAGTCGATGCGAAGGCCAGTTTCATCGCGCCGGCCGGCCTGTTCCACCAGCCGCAGTACCGCGTGGGCGACGCGGCGCTCGGCCTCCTCTGTCGACATTTCGCGGATGCGGGTATGGGCCTCGTCGAGGCGCTGTCCGATCGTGCGAATGGCGTTCATCGCCAAATGCGGATTGTCCTCGACGAAGCCGTCCCAGGACGTCGTCGGCCAAGCGGCGACGAAACTGTCCACGGCCGCCGTCGCTGTGCCCGGATAGTCACTGCGGCCGAGAGCACGCGTGAAGCCGAAGAGATCGCCGGGATGGACGACCCGCACGATGATCTGTTGGCCGTCGCGCGTGACCTGCGTCACCTTCAGCCGGCCGTCCAGCAACAGGTAGAAGGCCTGCGCCTGATCGCCCTGTTCGAAGACCGCTTCGCCCTGCGAAATCCGGCGTGTGCTCGCCTGTGCTGTCATTTGGTCGAGCTGGGCATCGTTCATCGCCGCGAAGAGCGGAATGCCGCACAGCACGCTGCGATCCATGGCCACGATGCTGCTTCCTTCCCCGCGGGGATTTTAAGAAAACCCGCGATTCTTCGATCC encodes:
- a CDS encoding cAMP-binding domain of CRP or a regulatory subunit of cAMP-dependent protein kinases — its product is MAMDRSVLCGIPLFAAMNDAQLDQMTAQASTRRISQGEAVFEQGDQAQAFYLLLDGRLKVTQVTRDGQQIIVRVVHPGDLFGFTRALGRSDYPGTATAAVDSFVAAWPTTSWDGFVEDNPHLAMNAIRTIGQRLDEAHTRIREMSTEEAERRVAHAVLRLVEQAGRRDETGLRIDFPISRRDIAEMTGTTLYTVSRILSTWETQGLVEGGRQKLLVRDRAKLSRLAENAE